A stretch of the Xyrauchen texanus isolate HMW12.3.18 chromosome 20, RBS_HiC_50CHRs, whole genome shotgun sequence genome encodes the following:
- the six3a gene encoding homeobox protein SIX3a → MVFRSPLELYPSHLFLPNFADRPLLLASSAPSTRSPEDLSMFQLPTLNFSPEQVASVCETLEETGDIERLGRFLWSLPVAPGACEAINKHESILRARAVVAFHTGNFRDLYHILENHKFTKDSHGKLQAMWLEAHYQEAEKLRGRPLGPVDKYRVRKKFPLPRTIWDGEQKTHCFKERTRSLLREWYLQDPYPNPSKKRELAQATGLTPTQVGNWFKNRRQRDRAAAAKNRLQHQAIGQNGMRSLSESGCTPRSSAESPSTAASPTTSVSSMTERVDTGTSILSVTSSDSECDV, encoded by the exons ATGGTTTTCAGATCACCTTTAGAGCTTTATCCCTCTCATTTATTCTTGCCAAACTTTGCTGATCGCCCTTTGCTCTTGGCGAGCAGCGCGCCCAGCACCAGGTCTCCCGAAGACTTGTCAATGTTTCAGCTACCGACCTTAAACTTCTCTCCAGAGCAAGTGGCGAGCGTCTGCGAGACGCTGGAGGAGACCGGGGACATCGAGCGGCTGGGTCGCTTTCTGTGGTCGCTTCCAGTGGCACCAGGCGCTTGCGAGGCGATCAACAAGCATGAATCTATCCTACGTGCCAGAGCTGTGGTTGCCTTTCATACAGGCAATTTTCGAGATCTTTACCACATTTTGGAGAACCACAAATTTACCAAGGACTCGCATGGCAAACTACAGGCGATGTGGCTAGAGGCTCACTATCAGGAGGCCGAGAAACTACGCGGGCGTCCCCTAGGACCGGTTGATAAGTATAGGGTGCGAAAGAAGTTTCCCTTGCCAAGAACCATCTGGGACGGTGAGCAGAAGACGCATTGTTTCAAAGAGCGGACACGGAGTCTCTTACGGGAGTGGTACCTTCAGGACCCCTACCCAAACCCCAGCAAGAAAAGGGAACTGGCACAAGCCACTGGACTCACTCCTACACAGGTCGGAAATTGGTTTAAAAATCGGAGGCAACGAGACAGGGCAGCGGCAGCAAAAAACAG GCTCCAGCACCAAGCAATAGGGCAGAATGGCATGCGATCCCTTTCAGAATCCGGCTGCACCCCACGCAGTTCGGCGGAGTCGCCATCAACAGCGGCTAGTCCAACTACCAGTGTCTCGAGTATGACAGAGCGAGTCGACACGGGCACGTCAATTCTTTCAGTAACATCAAGTGACTCGGAATGCGACGTATGA